In Amycolatopsis sp. FBCC-B4732, the genomic stretch GCACGTCTCGTACGCCGCCTCGACCGCGGCCGCCGGCTCGCCGAAGACGGCCATCAAGCCGTCGCCGAGGCCCTTGACGACCCGGCCGCGGTGGCGCGAGATCGTCGCCTCGCTCGCGGTCGAAACGGCGCGCAGCAGCTCGAGCGCCCGCGCGTCGCCGACGTCGAGGGCCCAGCTGGAGAAGCCGACCAGATCGGTGAACACGATCGTCGCCTCGCCGGTCTCGCCGTGCCGTCCCTGGGCGACGGCCTGCCAGAGCTGGACGGCCGCGAGCCCGAGTTCCCGCACCGCACTGGGTTGCTCGGCCTTCGCCTCGGCGAGCAGCCGGGCGACCCGGTCGGAGGGGTGACCCGCCGTCGTCGACAGCGCGTCCCCGAGTTCGCGGTCGCCGGGCACCAGGCGGCGCACCGCGCGGGCGGACCGGATCAGGCCCGGGCGCCGGTCCGCCTCCCGCAGCAGGTCGGCGAAGCGGGACACCTTCCGGGGCCGGTCCGGCCGGTCGCCGTCGCTGTCGATCACCCGCCGAATGCTACCGGGGGCGGCGGCTCAGAGCGTGCCGGTGAGGGACTGCAGGCCGAGGCTCGTCGCGGCGACGGCGATCCAGAGCAGCCCGCCGAGCAGCAGCGGCCGGGCGCCCGCCCGCCGCATGTCCGCCAGGCGCAGGGAAAGCCCGATCCCGGCCAGCGCCGTCGTGATGAGGAACGTGCCCAGCGCCGAGAGGGCGGGGTGCCACGAGCCGGGGATGACGCCGAGGCTGTTCAGCGCGGCCGCGGCGAGGAAACCGAGCAGGAACAGGGGCACGATCCGGCGCCAGGGCAACGCGGCGACGGTGTCGCCCGGGCCGGCCTGCCGGGCTTCGCGGCGGGCCTTGAGGACGGCCAGCACGATGACGATCGGGATCAGGGTGAGCGTGCGGGTGAGCTTGACGACCAGGCCGTAGGACCCGGCGTCGTCGCCGTAGGCGAAGGAGGCCGCGACGACCGAAGACGTGTCGTTGATCGCGGTGCCCGCCCAGAGGCCGAAGGCGTGCGGGCTCAGGCCGAGCAGGTGCCCGAGCGGCGGGAACAGCAGGACGGCGGCGATGTTGAAGGTGAAGATCGTGCCGAGGGCGTAGGCGACGTCGGCCTGCTTCGGCTTGAGGACCGCGGTGGTCGCGGCGATCGCGGACGCGCCGCAGATCCCGGTGCCGACGCCGATCAGCGTCTGCGTGTCGCCGCGGACGCCGAGCCACCGGCCGAGCAGCCACGCGCCGCCGAGGGCGACCGCCAGCGTGCCGAGCATGACCGGCAGCGAGCCGCCGCCGACCGCCAGCACCTGCCGCAGCGACAAGCCGGTACCCAGCACCACGATCGAAGCCTGCAGCACGGTCTTGGACGCGACTCCGTAGCCCGGCGTCCAGCGCTCGCCGCGCAGCCGCGGCACGACGGCGGCGGCGAGCGCACCGAGCAGGATGCCGAAGACCGGGCCGCCGACGACCGGCACCAGCGTACCCAGCGCCGTCGCGACCGCGGCGACCGCGACGGCCACCAGCAGGCCGGGTGCCACGCCCGGCCGGGGGCGGACGGGCGCCGGCGGTGCGGCGGGGGCGTTCCGGATCGTGGTCACCGTTTTCCTCCGTGCTGAAATGTACGTACATTCAACTTAGATGATGTACGGACATTTGGCCACGGGTAGGGTCGGCCGCGACCAGCCGGGAGGAAGTCATGCCACCGCGGACGCTCAGCCGCGCCGGCTCCGAGCCGCTCTGGCGCCAGCTCCAGCGCGAGCTGCTGACCAGGCTGGATGCCGGCGAATTCACCGATCAGTTCCCGGGCGAGCTGGCGCTCGTCGAGGAGTACGAAGTGAGCCGCAGCACGGTGCGGCAGGCGCTGCGGCAGCTGCGCGCGGACGGGGTCATCGTCGCCGAGCGGGGCCGCCAGCCCCGGGTGGCGCCGCCGGCCGAGATCGCCCAGCCGCTGGGGGCGCTCTACAGCCTGTTCGCCTCGGTGGAGGCGGCCGGGCTTTCGCAGCACAGCGTCGTGCGCACCTTCGACGTCCGGGCGGACGCGCTCGTGGCCGAGCGGCTGGAGCTCGAAGCGTCGACGCCGCTGGTCTACCTCGAGCGGCTGCGCCTGGCCGGGGACGAGCCGCTGGCCCTCGACCGCGTCTGGCTGCCGGCCGCGCTCGCGAAACCGTTGCTGCCGGCCGATTTCACGCACACCGGCCTGTACGCCGAACTCGCGCGGCGCACCGGGGTGCGGCTCGACCACGGCCGTGAAGAGGTGCGCGCGGTGATCCCGACCGCGGCCGAGCGCGTCCAGCTCGCGTGCGCGCACGACGTGGCGGCGTTCGCGATCAACCGGCTCAGCCACGCCCGCGGCCGCCCGGTGGAGTGGCGCCACACGCTGGTGCGCGGCGACCGCTATGCGTTGACCGCGGAGTTTTCGGCCGCGGGCTACCGGCTGGTGTAGTCGAGTCCTGCGCGTTCCCACACGTCGGCGCAGTTCGTGCCTTCCGCGGAGAGCTGCCGCTTGACGACCTTGAACGTC encodes the following:
- a CDS encoding adenylate/guanylate cyclase domain-containing protein, whose amino-acid sequence is MIDSDGDRPDRPRKVSRFADLLREADRRPGLIRSARAVRRLVPGDRELGDALSTTAGHPSDRVARLLAEAKAEQPSAVRELGLAAVQLWQAVAQGRHGETGEATIVFTDLVGFSSWALDVGDARALELLRAVSTASEATISRHRGRVVKGLGDGLMAVFGEPAAAVEAAYETCGAVSAIDLGGYRPQLRAGLHTGRPRKVGRDYFGVDVNIAARIAEAAAGGEVLITGDVLARLGTERFTVRRRRRFRAKGAPSDLEVFAVVPRYDEA
- a CDS encoding YeiH family protein; its protein translation is MTTIRNAPAAPPAPVRPRPGVAPGLLVAVAVAAVATALGTLVPVVGGPVFGILLGALAAAVVPRLRGERWTPGYGVASKTVLQASIVVLGTGLSLRQVLAVGGGSLPVMLGTLAVALGGAWLLGRWLGVRGDTQTLIGVGTGICGASAIAATTAVLKPKQADVAYALGTIFTFNIAAVLLFPPLGHLLGLSPHAFGLWAGTAINDTSSVVAASFAYGDDAGSYGLVVKLTRTLTLIPIVIVLAVLKARREARQAGPGDTVAALPWRRIVPLFLLGFLAAAALNSLGVIPGSWHPALSALGTFLITTALAGIGLSLRLADMRRAGARPLLLGGLLWIAVAATSLGLQSLTGTL
- a CDS encoding GntR family transcriptional regulator, translating into MPPRTLSRAGSEPLWRQLQRELLTRLDAGEFTDQFPGELALVEEYEVSRSTVRQALRQLRADGVIVAERGRQPRVAPPAEIAQPLGALYSLFASVEAAGLSQHSVVRTFDVRADALVAERLELEASTPLVYLERLRLAGDEPLALDRVWLPAALAKPLLPADFTHTGLYAELARRTGVRLDHGREEVRAVIPTAAERVQLACAHDVAAFAINRLSHARGRPVEWRHTLVRGDRYALTAEFSAAGYRLV